One stretch of Candidatus Cloacimonadota bacterium DNA includes these proteins:
- a CDS encoding Ig-like domain-containing protein produces the protein MKKLISLILFLCLLFIINCSSNNDTTPPTVTISQPQDGATITDSITSIKVNATDNEGIASITLYIDDIEVGSTVGNTTYEYEWFVFYWSDSNDHTIRATACDLNDNKGSKSIDVTVTEEAFIYPELLEPADSSEVQNSIEFKWTSLPDAYQYEVHFAHNDIVFIETPSDTTITKNFDIFGSFKWKVKAERIFIAGADTSKYSPPFHFTLTE, from the coding sequence ATGAAAAAATTAATATCATTAATATTATTTTTGTGCTTGTTATTTATAATTAATTGCTCCTCAAACAATGATACAACACCTCCCACTGTAACTATAAGTCAACCCCAGGATGGTGCGACAATTACTGATTCAATAACCTCAATTAAAGTGAATGCAACTGATAATGAAGGAATTGCATCTATAACACTTTATATAGACGATATTGAAGTAGGTTCCACTGTTGGTAATACAACTTATGAATATGAATGGTTTGTCTTTTATTGGTCTGATAGCAATGACCATACTATTCGTGCAACCGCATGTGACTTGAATGATAACAAAGGGTCTAAAAGTATAGATGTGACAGTAACAGAAGAAGCATTTATATATCCAGAATTACTGGAACCGGCAGATAGCAGTGAAGTACAAAATTCAATTGAATTCAAATGGACAAGTCTACCTGATGCGTATCAATATGAGGTGCACTTTGCTCACAATGATATTGTCTTTATAGAAACACCTTCTGATACTACCATTACTAAGAATTTTGATATTTTCGGTTCTTTCAAATGGAAAGTAAAAGCAGAAAGAATCTTTATAGCAGGAGCTGATACGAGTAAATATAGTCCACCATTCCACTTTACTTTAACTGAATAA
- a CDS encoding glycosyltransferase family 2 protein, protein MDLSFVIPVFNEEKSLKELHKKILGNIGIQSYEIIFIDDGSTDNSFKILQEIAKDDKNVHIIKFRRNFGKSAALQTGFDKAKGDIVFTLDADLQDDPEEIPGFIEQINQGYDLVAGWKKHRKDPITKKITSKIFNIVTSIIFRLKLHDYNCGFKAYRNEVVKSINIYGELHRYIPALAKAKGFSICEIPVKHHKRKFGKSKYGMERLARGFLDLLTVTMITKFERSPLYLFGIGGLIISLIGFVITLYLAVMKIFYGMPLSNRPLLFLGVLLIVVGVQLISIGLLGEIIVYSTKNKKVN, encoded by the coding sequence ATGGATTTATCATTTGTAATACCAGTTTTTAACGAGGAAAAAAGTCTAAAAGAGCTTCATAAAAAAATTTTGGGAAATATTGGAATCCAAAGTTATGAAATAATATTTATTGATGATGGCAGCACAGATAATTCTTTTAAGATATTACAAGAGATTGCTAAAGACGACAAAAATGTTCATATTATAAAATTTCGTAGAAACTTTGGAAAATCTGCTGCACTTCAAACTGGCTTTGATAAGGCTAAAGGAGATATTGTTTTCACCTTAGATGCAGATTTGCAAGATGACCCAGAGGAAATCCCAGGATTTATTGAACAAATTAACCAGGGTTATGACCTTGTTGCCGGATGGAAAAAACATCGTAAAGACCCAATTACAAAAAAAATAACATCAAAGATATTTAATATAGTTACCTCAATAATTTTCAGATTAAAATTACATGACTACAATTGTGGATTCAAAGCCTATAGAAATGAAGTAGTAAAGTCTATAAATATTTATGGAGAACTGCATCGGTATATTCCTGCATTAGCTAAAGCAAAGGGATTTAGCATTTGTGAGATTCCAGTCAAACATCATAAGAGAAAATTCGGAAAGTCAAAATATGGTATGGAAAGGCTTGCTCGTGGATTCCTTGACCTGCTTACTGTAACAATGATAACAAAATTCGAAAGGAGTCCTCTTTATCTTTTCGGTATTGGTGGACTGATTATATCGTTAATTGGATTTGTAATAACTCTTTATTTGGCTGTAATGAAGATTTTCTATGGAATGCCTTTAAGTAACCGTCCCCTACTTTTTCTTGGCGTTCTGTTAATTGTTGTTGGTGTCCAATTAATTTCTATTGGTTTATTGGGAGAAATAATTGTATATAGCACAAAAAATAAAAAAGTTAATTGA
- a CDS encoding phosphatidate cytidylyltransferase, whose amino-acid sequence MGKQEIYRKLIHLFAIIIPVLYYFVVKSQIVSISILLPIALICVIADAARMENPELKNRFYKLFGSMLRENEVSQLTGASYLLTSSVVTIAIFTKEIAFFAISYLVIGDTFASIVGLKLGKRQIVRTRKTVEGFIASFLACAIYGLICYFLYFKKFFAHANKNPQGIIIIILVGALIASITEVSNLHINDNISIPIISGVAMSIVWLFI is encoded by the coding sequence ATGGGAAAACAGGAAATATATCGCAAATTGATTCATCTTTTCGCCATAATAATTCCAGTATTATATTACTTTGTAGTGAAATCCCAGATTGTTTCAATCTCTATCTTACTACCCATAGCATTGATTTGTGTTATTGCAGATGCTGCTCGTATGGAAAATCCTGAACTTAAGAACAGGTTTTATAAACTTTTTGGCTCAATGTTGCGGGAAAATGAAGTAAGTCAGCTGACAGGTGCCTCCTATCTGTTAACATCTTCAGTTGTAACTATTGCAATTTTTACAAAAGAGATTGCATTTTTTGCAATATCTTATTTAGTTATTGGTGATACCTTTGCTTCTATAGTAGGTTTAAAACTTGGCAAAAGGCAGATAGTCCGCACCAGAAAAACTGTAGAAGGCTTCATTGCATCCTTTTTAGCATGTGCGATTTATGGACTTATCTGTTATTTTTTATATTTCAAGAAATTTTTTGCACATGCTAATAAAAACCCACAGGGAATAATTATAATTATCCTGGTTGGTGCACTAATTGCCTCAATCACTGAGGTAAGTAATTTGCATATAAATGATAACATCAGTATTCCAATTATTTCAGGAGTGGCAATGTCTATTGTTTGGCTGTTCATATAA
- a CDS encoding patatin-like phospholipase family protein produces MKQNQIILAILLFVFLLDIQSIFGDNSQGRPSVGVVLSGGGARGIAHIGVLRVLEKYHIPVDYIGGTSFGALIAAFYASGYDSYQIEKIIKNVNWETTLSAPQSRHQYYFYTRKSKEENLIKVRFKNWRLRIPSSISSSQTILNSLAFYFTRPNYISDGNFLKLKIPLFISATDIVSGKNKTFMCGDLIKVLQASLSAPFLFTPVEIGSDLYIDGGITNNLPISTMKEMGADIIIASNSTSFLYSRKYMNNPITVANQIINIMMFSKIEDELKQANIIIRPPLEEVSNTEFTRWAELIDIGKAEAENNIDSLLSLVEPVQESASVNENIKDSNIEQIILFGNKVFNTQELLFNLPSKISKEDTNRLKNIILEKYINSGYILADIDSISVKNKVTFLHINEADIENISLSGNELTKDFVILREISSKTGDVFNINKIQSDIKKIYSTNYFDLVFFDVKKTQSKNVALTFVVKEKPFGIIEAGANYNTEESSSAFISVGHENIFGTGNALDFYMRFGVERRFGFRLATDRIGKTNLNNSLEFYLKDNTEIDSDRDWNILTETGFFDDRRLGLMSLIFDYKVSNLRFNRGIGQKETSGLGVRLVFDSFDRFPYPYKGLYRMASYTNFNEALGSEYNFQQFKLINGIHEKLYKGISVSNWIYLIINSTNNGKIPYNRKVKRRPDDTFFGYHYGQIAGEDIFYISLQMRILLKKFSLSDPRQKLFLVTKAGIGEFGTIDEMEEFWDIFKKGSKSGYAIGLEMPTIFGPVILMYENSKDNNFWNFSIGYNF; encoded by the coding sequence ATGAAACAAAATCAGATAATTTTAGCGATATTACTATTTGTTTTTTTATTAGATATTCAATCTATTTTTGGAGACAATAGTCAAGGCAGACCATCTGTTGGTGTGGTGCTTAGCGGTGGTGGAGCAAGAGGTATTGCTCATATCGGTGTTTTACGAGTGTTAGAAAAATATCATATTCCAGTTGATTATATTGGTGGAACAAGTTTTGGTGCGCTGATTGCCGCTTTCTATGCTTCGGGATATGATTCTTATCAGATTGAGAAAATCATAAAAAATGTAAATTGGGAGACGACTTTATCCGCTCCGCAATCCCGACACCAGTACTATTTTTACACGCGCAAATCCAAGGAAGAAAATCTTATAAAAGTAAGATTTAAGAATTGGAGACTTAGAATTCCAAGTTCTATTTCCAGTTCTCAAACTATTCTTAATAGTCTTGCCTTTTACTTTACGCGTCCGAATTATATTTCAGACGGAAATTTTCTTAAACTTAAAATCCCACTTTTTATTTCTGCTACAGATATTGTAAGTGGAAAGAATAAAACATTTATGTGTGGAGATCTTATAAAAGTTCTTCAAGCAAGCTTGTCTGCACCATTTTTGTTCACACCCGTAGAAATCGGTTCTGATTTATATATTGATGGTGGGATAACAAATAATCTTCCAATTTCTACAATGAAGGAAATGGGAGCAGATATAATAATTGCTTCTAATTCCACAAGTTTCCTGTATTCACGCAAATATATGAACAATCCTATAACTGTGGCTAATCAAATTATTAACATTATGATGTTCTCAAAAATAGAGGATGAATTAAAACAGGCTAACATAATAATTCGTCCTCCCCTTGAAGAAGTATCAAATACTGAATTCACAAGATGGGCTGAGTTGATTGACATTGGAAAAGCAGAAGCAGAAAACAATATTGATTCTCTGCTTTCTTTAGTTGAACCTGTCCAAGAATCAGCATCAGTAAATGAGAATATTAAGGATTCAAACATAGAGCAGATAATCCTTTTCGGAAATAAAGTTTTTAATACACAAGAATTACTTTTTAATTTACCATCAAAAATATCCAAAGAAGATACAAATAGATTAAAAAATATTATTTTAGAAAAATATATAAATAGTGGGTACATATTAGCTGATATTGATTCAATTTCTGTGAAAAATAAAGTGACATTTCTTCATATCAATGAAGCCGATATAGAAAATATTTCATTATCTGGAAATGAGTTAACAAAAGATTTTGTAATATTAAGAGAGATTTCTTCGAAAACAGGGGATGTTTTTAATATTAACAAAATTCAGTCCGATATAAAAAAAATCTATAGTACAAATTATTTTGATTTAGTGTTTTTTGATGTTAAAAAGACCCAATCCAAAAATGTTGCTTTGACTTTTGTGGTAAAAGAGAAGCCTTTTGGTATTATTGAGGCTGGAGCAAATTACAATACAGAAGAATCATCATCCGCATTTATTTCTGTTGGACACGAAAATATCTTTGGTACTGGTAATGCTTTGGATTTTTATATGAGGTTTGGAGTAGAGAGGAGGTTTGGATTTCGTCTTGCTACAGATAGGATTGGTAAAACTAATCTTAATAATTCTCTTGAATTTTATTTAAAAGACAATACAGAAATTGATTCTGATAGGGATTGGAATATACTTACTGAAACAGGATTTTTTGATGATAGAAGATTAGGTCTGATGTCACTCATTTTTGATTATAAAGTATCAAATCTCCGATTTAATCGGGGAATAGGTCAGAAAGAAACTTCTGGATTGGGAGTAAGATTGGTGTTTGACAGTTTTGACAGATTTCCATATCCTTATAAAGGATTATATAGAATGGCTTCTTATACAAACTTCAATGAAGCTTTAGGCTCGGAATATAACTTTCAGCAATTTAAACTGATTAATGGTATTCATGAAAAGTTATATAAGGGTATTTCAGTCTCAAATTGGATATATCTAATAATTAATAGCACAAATAATGGGAAGATTCCATATAATAGAAAGGTAAAAAGAAGGCCCGATGATACATTTTTCGGATATCATTATGGTCAAATAGCAGGAGAAGATATTTTCTATATTTCACTTCAAATGCGTATATTATTGAAAAAATTTAGCTTAAGCGACCCGAGGCAAAAACTGTTTTTGGTTACAAAAGCTGGTATTGGAGAATTTGGAACTATAGATGAAATGGAGGAATTCTGGGATATTTTTAAGAAAGGTTCAAAATCCGGTTATGCAATTGGTTTAGAGATGCCAACGATTTTTGGTCCGGTTATTCTAATGTATGAAAATAGCAAAGACAATAATTTTTGGAATTTTTCAATAGGATATAATTTCTAA
- a CDS encoding sulfide-dependent adenosine diphosphate thiazole synthase, producing the protein MVLKEEIITKAIVERFSEKFVNNLNQDVIIAGAGPAGLTLAYYLAKKGIKVSVFEKKLSVGGGMWGGGMLFNEIVVQEDGKAILEEFGIKTVKYDADYYTADSIEAISTICSLATKAGVKIFNCMMVEDVMVKKDEVCGVVVNWTPVEMAGLHVDPLSVKSKIIVDATGHPLELLKIIERKAQGKLFTKTGKIMGEKSMNAEIGEKTVVENSKEIYKNVYVVGMAANAAFGACRMGPVFGGMLLSGKKLAEIITNRLSA; encoded by the coding sequence ATGGTATTAAAAGAAGAAATAATCACAAAAGCAATTGTGGAAAGATTTTCTGAAAAATTTGTGAACAACCTAAATCAAGATGTCATCATTGCAGGTGCTGGTCCTGCTGGATTGACTCTTGCATATTATCTTGCGAAAAAAGGAATCAAAGTTTCAGTTTTCGAGAAGAAATTATCTGTTGGAGGAGGAATGTGGGGAGGCGGAATGCTGTTTAATGAAATTGTTGTACAGGAAGATGGAAAGGCAATTCTGGAGGAATTTGGCATCAAAACTGTAAAATATGATGCTGACTACTATACTGCTGACTCAATTGAAGCAATTTCAACAATATGTTCGTTAGCAACAAAGGCTGGTGTGAAAATCTTCAATTGTATGATGGTTGAAGATGTTATGGTAAAAAAAGATGAAGTATGCGGTGTGGTGGTCAATTGGACACCAGTGGAAATGGCAGGTCTTCATGTAGACCCTTTATCAGTAAAATCAAAAATAATTGTAGACGCCACAGGACATCCTCTTGAACTGTTAAAAATAATTGAGAGAAAAGCCCAAGGAAAATTGTTTACAAAGACTGGAAAAATTATGGGAGAAAAGTCTATGAACGCTGAAATTGGGGAAAAAACTGTAGTTGAAAATTCTAAAGAAATCTATAAAAATGTATATGTTGTAGGAATGGCAGCAAACGCTGCATTCGGTGCGTGTAGAATGGGACCTGTCTTCGGCGGGATGCTCTTATCTGGAAAAAAATTAGCGGAGATAATTACAAACAGACTAAGTGCTTGA
- the thiE gene encoding thiamine phosphate synthase, giving the protein MKKINRNLGLYFIIDGNFTRDFVKMTRLAIDIGLKIIQYRDKNANASEMLTNAIKIRELTENSDTIFIVNDNVEVARASNADGVHIGQEDTQYEEARKLLPKRIIGMSVGNLEQSLLAEKMGADYIGLGPIFPTLTKPNAGQIIGTEKLSKIVKAVQIPIIAIGGINLSNLKSVLETGVNGVAIISAILGSSNPEREIKKIKNKINKYNQMKG; this is encoded by the coding sequence ATGAAAAAAATAAATAGAAATCTTGGATTGTACTTCATCATTGATGGTAACTTCACAAGAGATTTTGTGAAGATGACCAGGTTGGCTATTGATATTGGGTTAAAAATAATTCAATATAGAGATAAAAATGCTAATGCATCAGAAATGCTTACTAATGCAATTAAAATAAGAGAACTTACTGAAAATTCAGATACGATTTTCATTGTTAATGATAATGTTGAAGTTGCTCGCGCCTCTAATGCAGATGGCGTGCATATCGGCCAGGAAGATACTCAATATGAAGAAGCCAGAAAGCTGCTCCCCAAAAGGATAATTGGAATGAGTGTAGGTAATTTAGAACAATCTCTTCTTGCAGAAAAAATGGGAGCTGATTATATCGGTTTGGGACCAATTTTTCCAACATTAACAAAACCGAATGCGGGTCAAATAATTGGAACTGAAAAACTGTCTAAAATCGTGAAAGCAGTTCAAATTCCAATTATTGCAATCGGTGGAATAAATCTTTCCAATCTAAAAAGTGTTCTTGAAACAGGTGTAAATGGAGTCGCAATAATCTCAGCAATCCTTGGAAGTTCAAATCCAGAAAGGGAAATCAAAAAAATTAAAAACAAAATCAATAAATATAATCAAATGAAAGGATAA
- a CDS encoding NAD(P)/FAD-dependent oxidoreductase, translated as MKIKDFYDIVVVGSGPAGGMTALTAARNGASVLILERDREVGIPVRCAEGISIRSLTKFFDLEERWISNHLEGAKLYAPNGEFCSMLASAIGGGVILERRLFDAHICKLATENGAEITIKANAFDLLKKNGKICGIKFKHFNKEKMVKTNLVIGADGSESRIGRLAGIKTALQLSDIESSVQYLMTDIKIDYRYSHFFFGNKIAPGGYAWVFPKGEDTANVGIGVQPDKCNGKSAKELLDRFIGEKFPDCQMISFIAGCVPTAVTLKKITADNLMLVGDAARQVNPVTGGGLSNVLLAGKIAGEVAAEAVKKNEFSDKFLKKYHKIWMKEKGNQQKLFYKLKEVFFDFSDDKLNEICNLLNEIPKEKLTLLQLFKTAIRGYPALVRELIKAYII; from the coding sequence ATGAAGATTAAAGATTTTTACGACATAGTAGTAGTTGGAAGTGGACCGGCAGGTGGAATGACAGCTTTAACTGCAGCCCGGAATGGTGCTTCAGTACTGATTCTTGAGCGAGATAGGGAAGTTGGAATTCCGGTTCGCTGTGCTGAAGGCATCTCCATTAGAAGTTTAACGAAATTTTTTGACCTTGAGGAAAGATGGATTTCAAATCATCTTGAAGGCGCCAAATTATATGCACCCAATGGAGAATTCTGCTCAATGCTTGCCTCTGCAATTGGCGGAGGGGTGATTCTGGAAAGAAGGCTCTTTGATGCGCATATCTGTAAATTAGCTACTGAAAATGGTGCAGAAATTACTATAAAAGCTAATGCCTTTGATCTGTTGAAAAAAAACGGAAAAATTTGTGGAATAAAATTCAAACATTTCAACAAAGAAAAAATGGTGAAGACAAATCTTGTTATTGGCGCTGATGGTTCAGAGTCACGAATAGGTCGCCTTGCCGGGATAAAAACCGCTCTGCAACTTTCTGATATTGAATCATCTGTACAATATCTTATGACAGACATTAAAATAGACTATAGGTATTCTCATTTCTTTTTTGGGAATAAGATTGCCCCGGGTGGGTATGCCTGGGTTTTTCCAAAAGGGGAAGATACTGCTAATGTTGGAATTGGCGTTCAGCCTGATAAATGCAATGGAAAAAGTGCAAAAGAACTCTTGGATAGATTTATTGGAGAGAAATTTCCTGATTGTCAAATGATTTCTTTTATTGCTGGCTGTGTGCCTACAGCAGTAACCTTGAAAAAGATAACTGCTGATAATCTTATGCTTGTTGGTGACGCTGCACGACAGGTCAATCCTGTTACAGGTGGAGGACTTAGCAATGTGCTTTTAGCCGGAAAAATCGCTGGTGAAGTTGCAGCAGAAGCTGTGAAGAAAAACGAGTTCTCAGATAAATTCTTGAAAAAATATCATAAAATCTGGATGAAAGAAAAGGGCAATCAACAAAAGCTTTTTTATAAGCTAAAAGAAGTTTTTTTTGATTTCTCTGATGATAAATTAAATGAGATATGTAATTTACTCAATGAAATTCCAAAGGAAAAGTTAACTCTTCTCCAACTTTTTAAAACTGCAATTAGAGGTTATCCAGCTCTTGTAAGGGAACTCATTAAAGCTTATATAATATAA
- a CDS encoding GxxExxY protein: MKKFNYKDDKITEMIIQCIIRVHKILGPGFLESIYKNALLIELKNSGLKCEAEKLIKIYYNNIEIGTHRLDIVVENKIIIELKTVEELCGQHYAQIKSYLRATNLKTGILVNFAKEKADFRRIENEYTGIKE; encoded by the coding sequence ATGAAGAAATTTAATTATAAGGATGATAAGATTACAGAAATGATTATTCAGTGTATCATTAGAGTTCATAAAATCTTGGGTCCGGGATTCCTTGAATCAATATATAAGAATGCTTTATTGATAGAATTGAAAAATTCTGGATTGAAATGTGAGGCTGAAAAACTGATCAAGATTTATTATAATAACATTGAAATTGGAACGCATCGGTTGGATATTGTTGTTGAAAACAAGATAATTATTGAATTAAAAACAGTTGAAGAATTATGTGGACAACATTATGCTCAAATAAAATCTTATCTGCGAGCCACAAATTTGAAAACAGGGATTTTAGTAAACTTCGCAAAAGAAAAGGCAGATTTTAGAAGAATAGAGAATGAGTATACGGGGATAAAGGAATAG